In Reichenbachiella agarivorans, one genomic interval encodes:
- the xylA gene encoding xylose isomerase: MAEDIKVVTGDKEFFGGIGKIKYEGRDSDNPLAFKYYDENKVVAGKTMKEHFRFAIAYWHTFCGTGADPFGPGTKAFPWDAKKDALGAAKDKMDAAFEFFTKIGAPYYCFHDFDLIQEGSSLKESGERLDAITDYAKEKQAASGVKLLWGTANAFSNPRYMNGASTNPDFDVVAYAGAQIKNALDATIKLGGENYVFWGGREGYMSLLNTNMKKELDHMGRFLGMARDYARANGFKGNFFIEPKPAEPSKHQYDFDSATVIGFLKDHGLEKDFKLNLEVNHATLAQHTFTHELQVAADAGMLGSIDANRGDYQNGWDTDQFPNDITEVTEAMLVILENGGLQGGGVNFDAKTRRNSTDLEDIFYAHIGGMDIFARALMIADDILTNSQYLNLRKARYSSFDTIHGKEFESGKMDLAKLAKIAAEGGEPKLRSGQQELFENIINQYIR; the protein is encoded by the coding sequence ATGGCAGAAGACATAAAAGTTGTAACCGGAGACAAGGAATTCTTCGGTGGCATAGGAAAGATCAAATATGAAGGCAGGGATTCTGATAATCCATTGGCGTTCAAATACTATGACGAAAACAAAGTAGTAGCAGGCAAAACCATGAAGGAGCACTTCAGGTTTGCGATCGCTTACTGGCACACGTTCTGTGGTACGGGAGCAGATCCATTCGGTCCTGGTACGAAGGCATTCCCTTGGGATGCGAAGAAGGATGCGCTGGGTGCTGCGAAGGACAAGATGGATGCTGCATTTGAGTTCTTTACCAAAATCGGTGCGCCATATTACTGCTTCCATGATTTCGATTTGATCCAAGAAGGGTCTTCATTGAAGGAATCAGGAGAGCGTCTAGATGCAATCACGGATTACGCGAAAGAAAAACAGGCGGCCTCTGGCGTGAAATTGCTTTGGGGAACTGCCAATGCATTTTCTAACCCAAGATACATGAACGGTGCATCTACCAATCCTGATTTTGATGTAGTGGCCTACGCTGGTGCACAAATCAAAAATGCACTGGACGCTACGATCAAGTTGGGCGGTGAAAACTATGTGTTCTGGGGAGGTAGAGAAGGCTACATGTCATTGCTCAACACCAACATGAAAAAAGAGCTAGACCACATGGGTAGATTCCTAGGCATGGCGAGAGATTACGCGAGAGCGAATGGTTTCAAAGGCAACTTCTTCATCGAGCCTAAGCCAGCTGAGCCATCTAAGCACCAGTATGACTTTGATTCGGCGACAGTGATTGGCTTCTTGAAGGATCACGGTTTGGAGAAAGACTTCAAATTGAACTTAGAGGTAAACCATGCGACCTTGGCGCAGCATACTTTCACTCACGAGTTGCAAGTGGCAGCTGATGCCGGGATGCTCGGATCGATAGATGCCAACAGAGGGGATTACCAAAATGGATGGGATACCGATCAGTTCCCCAACGACATCACCGAAGTGACCGAAGCGATGTTGGTCATCCTAGAAAACGGTGGCTTGCAAGGTGGCGGTGTAAACTTCGATGCGAAGACCCGCAGAAACTCTACAGACCTAGAAGATATCTTCTATGCGCATATTGGCGGCATGGACATCTTCGCGAGAGCGTTGATGATCGCAGACGACATCTTGACCAACTCTCAGTACTTGAACTTGAGAAAAGCGAGATATAGCTCTTTCGATACGATCCATGGCAAAGAATTCGAATCAGGTAAGATGGATTTGGCCAAACTAGCAAAGATCGCTGCTGAGGGTGGTGAGCCTAAGTTGAGAAGTGGCCAGCAAGAGCTCTTCGAAAACATCATCAACCAGTACATTCGGTAA